A stretch of the uncultured Trichococcus sp. genome encodes the following:
- a CDS encoding alpha-glucosidase encodes MKNAIRERKDSEHMEHKQWWKEDVVYQVYPKSFYDSDNDGSGDIKGITQKLPYLEELGITMLWICPIFTSPMVDNGYDISDYQGIQPEFGSMADFEELLDETKKRNISIILDLVVNHTSDEHDWFKQALRNPESRYRDYYIFKEGKNGYPPNNWRSIFGGSVWEKVPGEENNYYFHTFDKRQPDLNWENPTLREEIYAMINWWLEKGIAGFRIDSITFIKKDQDYGDVPADGADGLASVKHKGRNRPGIADFLAELNRKTFNNYPCVSVGEAPGVTYDEFDQYIGEGGYFNMIFDFHYADIDVENGSEWFRKTDWKSKELKELIFESQKAIQKSGWGANFLENHDQPRSLSKYIKDATYQNTIGAKALGTLFFFLRGTPYIYQGQEIGMKNFKRETIADFNDVSSLDNYPRAMLEGFTAEESLAFVNQRSRDNGRTPFQWDATKNAGFNEGAEPWLKLLGDHEEVNAANQVNDPDSIFSFYKQMIQLRNHSIHRGTLIYGEFSPLETPDDVIGYERVGDEVIQILVNMSNQETAVEKVSGEILLNNYETIDQSGTQSILKPYQAIVIRKDEENV; translated from the coding sequence ATGAAGAACGCAATCAGGGAAAGAAAGGACAGTGAGCACATGGAACATAAGCAATGGTGGAAAGAGGATGTCGTGTATCAGGTTTACCCGAAAAGTTTTTATGACAGCGATAACGACGGCAGCGGCGACATCAAAGGGATCACGCAGAAATTGCCTTACCTGGAGGAATTGGGGATCACGATGCTGTGGATCTGTCCGATCTTCACTTCGCCGATGGTAGACAATGGCTACGACATTTCCGATTACCAAGGGATCCAGCCCGAGTTCGGTTCGATGGCCGATTTTGAGGAATTGCTGGATGAAACCAAGAAGCGGAACATCAGCATCATCCTGGATCTGGTCGTGAACCATACTTCTGATGAACATGACTGGTTCAAGCAGGCTTTGCGCAATCCGGAAAGCAGGTACCGGGACTATTATATATTCAAAGAAGGCAAGAACGGATACCCGCCGAACAACTGGCGCTCCATCTTCGGAGGCAGCGTCTGGGAAAAAGTGCCGGGCGAAGAAAACAATTATTATTTCCATACCTTCGACAAAAGGCAGCCGGACCTGAACTGGGAAAACCCAACTTTGCGCGAGGAAATATACGCGATGATCAATTGGTGGCTGGAAAAGGGCATTGCCGGATTCCGCATCGACTCCATCACCTTCATCAAAAAGGATCAGGATTACGGCGATGTGCCGGCCGATGGTGCGGATGGGTTGGCCAGCGTGAAGCACAAGGGCAGGAACCGCCCGGGAATCGCCGACTTTTTGGCGGAACTGAACCGGAAAACTTTCAACAACTATCCATGCGTTTCTGTTGGCGAAGCGCCCGGTGTGACTTATGATGAATTTGACCAATACATCGGGGAAGGCGGCTATTTCAACATGATCTTCGATTTCCATTACGCGGATATCGATGTGGAGAACGGCAGCGAATGGTTCCGCAAGACCGACTGGAAGTCGAAGGAACTGAAGGAACTGATTTTCGAAAGCCAAAAAGCTATCCAAAAATCCGGCTGGGGAGCGAACTTCCTGGAAAACCACGATCAGCCGCGGTCCCTTTCCAAATACATCAAGGATGCAACTTACCAAAACACTATCGGCGCGAAAGCCTTGGGAACCCTCTTCTTCTTTTTGCGGGGGACGCCATACATCTATCAGGGGCAGGAAATCGGCATGAAGAATTTCAAACGGGAAACGATCGCTGACTTCAATGATGTGTCCAGCCTGGATAACTATCCGCGCGCGATGCTGGAAGGGTTCACTGCGGAAGAATCGCTCGCCTTTGTGAATCAGCGCTCCCGCGACAACGGGCGCACGCCTTTCCAATGGGACGCCACGAAAAATGCCGGCTTCAATGAGGGCGCGGAACCTTGGCTCAAACTGTTGGGCGATCACGAAGAAGTCAATGCAGCGAATCAAGTGAATGATCCGGATTCTATCTTCAGCTTCTATAAACAGATGATCCAACTCAGAAACCATTCCATCCATAGGGGGACGCTCATCTATGGAGAGTTTAGTCCGTTGGAGACGCCTGATGATGTGATCGGCTATGAGCGCGTCGGGGATGAGGTCATCCAGATTTTAGTGAACATGAGCAATCAGGAAACCGCAGTTGAGAAGGTTTCCGGAGAAATTTTGTTAAACAACTACGAAACCATTGATCAATCCGGAACGCAATCGATTTTGAAACCATACCAAGCCATCGTGATCAGAAAGGATGAAGAAAATGTCTAA
- a CDS encoding PTS transporter subunit EIIC produces MSKLPNYQEIAKKIVAIVGDDNIVSATHCATRLRLQVKDRKAIDDDQVEEVAEVKGVFYNAGQYQIILGSGIVNKVYAELQGLYSFNEASKDEIARDESSSLQRGVRNIADIFVPIIPILGATGLFLGLKGVLFNETVLGAMGLTPDAIPAWLSAIVTVLTDTAFGFLTAFICWSAFKKVGGLPIIGCLIGLMLVSPALPNVYAVAGGTAEPIMAFGVIPLVGYQGSILTALITGIIGANLEKKLRKVMPNAMDLIFTPFVVILVSVFIALFVLGPLVHGFEAQAVKLIEMFLHLPFGIGGLIIGFLYPIAVMTGMHHMFIMIETSLIATTGFNPLITVCAMYGFANAAVCLAIALRTNSVAVKTAGISATVTQMLGISEPALFGVVMRTGMKAIGVMLASSALGGMALSLLGIQANSYGLAVLLSPLMYIYDPYQLTMYVVIGIATFILAFVLTNLLVMGNETIVTKVKIQH; encoded by the coding sequence ATGTCTAAATTACCGAATTACCAGGAGATTGCCAAAAAAATAGTAGCGATAGTGGGGGACGATAATATCGTCTCCGCTACCCACTGCGCGACGCGTTTGCGTCTGCAGGTGAAAGACCGTAAAGCGATCGATGATGATCAGGTGGAGGAAGTGGCAGAAGTCAAAGGCGTTTTCTATAACGCCGGCCAGTATCAGATCATCCTCGGATCCGGAATCGTCAACAAAGTCTACGCCGAATTGCAAGGGCTGTATTCATTCAATGAAGCTTCCAAAGACGAAATCGCAAGGGATGAATCATCATCGTTGCAGCGGGGAGTGCGCAACATCGCGGATATCTTTGTCCCGATCATCCCGATCCTGGGCGCAACCGGATTGTTTTTGGGACTGAAGGGCGTGCTGTTCAATGAGACTGTACTGGGTGCGATGGGGCTTACGCCTGATGCCATACCGGCTTGGCTGAGCGCCATCGTGACCGTTTTGACGGATACCGCCTTTGGATTCCTGACGGCCTTCATCTGCTGGTCGGCGTTCAAAAAGGTCGGCGGTTTGCCGATCATCGGCTGCCTGATCGGATTGATGCTGGTTTCGCCGGCCTTGCCGAATGTCTATGCGGTTGCGGGTGGGACTGCTGAACCGATCATGGCTTTCGGTGTAATTCCGTTGGTCGGCTACCAAGGGTCCATTTTGACAGCCTTGATAACTGGAATCATCGGCGCCAATCTGGAGAAGAAGCTGCGCAAGGTGATGCCGAACGCGATGGACCTGATCTTCACGCCTTTTGTGGTCATCTTAGTTTCCGTATTCATCGCGTTGTTTGTGCTTGGCCCCTTAGTGCACGGCTTTGAAGCCCAAGCTGTCAAACTGATCGAGATGTTCCTGCATTTGCCTTTTGGTATCGGCGGCCTGATCATCGGGTTCCTCTATCCGATAGCGGTCATGACCGGGATGCACCACATGTTCATCATGATCGAAACGTCGCTCATCGCTACGACCGGATTCAACCCGCTGATCACGGTTTGCGCGATGTACGGTTTTGCGAACGCCGCCGTATGTCTAGCGATTGCTTTGCGGACGAACAGCGTCGCCGTAAAAACGGCCGGCATTTCGGCGACTGTCACCCAGATGCTGGGTATCAGTGAACCGGCGCTGTTCGGGGTCGTGATGCGCACAGGTATGAAGGCAATCGGTGTGATGTTGGCGAGTTCCGCTCTAGGAGGCATGGCCCTTTCGCTGCTAGGGATTCAGGCGAATAGTTATGGATTGGCAGTGTTGTTGTCACCGCTGATGTATATCTACGATCCGTACCAATTGACGATGTATGTGGTGATCGGCATCGCAACCTTCATCCTGGCGTTTGTGTTGACGAACCTGCTGGTGATGGGTAATGAAACAATTGTGACGAAGGTCAAAATTCAGCATTAA